From Micromonospora sp. NBC_01699, a single genomic window includes:
- a CDS encoding carbon-nitrogen hydrolase family protein yields the protein MSIPDAPPGPLTVAAIQAQPIPGDLTGNTRTAARLVHRAADEGATVVVLPELFLPAYHPPTLRADPAGTDLAAVDGGRIDDPRLDPLRAAARDRRAVVVVGAAIRYADQRRTCAAIVLDRSGTARAGYHKQQLWGPDENELFVPGERGATLVVDGWRLGLGICYDGCFPEHARAAAGDRAHGYLCPSGYVTGSAHRRDLYYAARALDNTMYVAFANSIGGEPPWRFNGGAALYDPQGRPLARAADDGEAVVVGVFDPVELVRVRSTHRMLADRRAELGGERALLTG from the coding sequence GTGAGCATCCCCGACGCGCCGCCCGGCCCGCTGACGGTCGCCGCGATCCAGGCCCAACCGATCCCCGGCGACCTGACCGGCAACACGCGCACCGCCGCCCGGCTGGTGCACCGGGCCGCCGACGAGGGCGCCACCGTGGTCGTACTCCCGGAGCTGTTCCTGCCCGCGTACCATCCGCCGACCCTGCGGGCCGACCCGGCCGGGACCGACCTGGCCGCGGTCGACGGCGGCCGGATCGACGACCCCCGGCTGGACCCGCTGCGGGCCGCCGCCCGCGACCGCCGGGCCGTCGTGGTCGTCGGCGCCGCCATCCGGTACGCCGACCAGCGCCGCACCTGCGCCGCGATCGTCCTCGACCGATCCGGTACGGCCCGCGCCGGCTACCACAAGCAGCAGCTCTGGGGGCCGGACGAGAACGAGCTGTTCGTCCCCGGCGAACGCGGCGCCACCCTGGTGGTCGACGGTTGGCGGCTCGGCCTCGGCATCTGTTACGACGGCTGCTTCCCGGAGCACGCCCGCGCCGCAGCCGGTGACCGGGCGCACGGCTACCTGTGCCCGAGCGGCTACGTCACCGGCTCGGCCCACCGCCGCGACCTCTACTACGCCGCCCGCGCCCTGGACAACACCATGTACGTCGCCTTCGCCAATTCGATCGGCGGCGAACCGCCGTGGCGGTTCAACGGCGGCGCCGCCCTGTACGACCCGCAGGGCCGCCCGCTGGCCCGCGCCGCCGACGACGGTGAGGCGGTGGTCGTCGGGGTGTTCGATCCGGTGGAGCTGGTCCGGGTCCGGTCCACCCACCGGATGCTCGCCGACCGGCGGGCCGAACTCGGCGGCGAACGTGCCCTGCTCACCGGCTGA
- a CDS encoding TetR/AcrR family transcriptional regulator, with amino-acid sequence MPRVSQDQLDARRHEILAAARACFARYGYEGATVRRLEEATGLSRGAIFHHFRDKDSLFLAVAEDDAVAMVSTVARNGLVQVMRDLLTSASSPETAGWLGSQLEVSRRLRTDPEFAKRWAERSAAIAEATRDRLLRQRDAGVLRDDVPIDVLAQFLELAYDGLVLHLAMGRPAGDLGPVLDLVEEAVRRPAGGGAAH; translated from the coding sequence GTGCCCAGAGTGAGCCAGGACCAGCTCGACGCTCGCCGCCACGAGATCCTCGCCGCGGCGCGGGCCTGTTTCGCCCGCTACGGATACGAGGGTGCCACAGTCCGCCGGCTGGAAGAAGCGACCGGCCTCTCCCGGGGCGCGATCTTCCACCACTTCCGGGACAAGGACTCGCTGTTCCTCGCCGTGGCCGAGGACGACGCGGTGGCGATGGTCTCCACCGTCGCCCGCAACGGTCTGGTCCAGGTGATGCGGGACCTGCTCACCAGCGCCAGCTCCCCGGAGACCGCCGGCTGGCTCGGCAGCCAGCTTGAGGTGTCCCGGCGACTGCGTACCGACCCCGAGTTCGCCAAGCGGTGGGCCGAGCGCTCGGCGGCGATCGCCGAGGCCACCCGGGACCGGCTGCTCCGGCAGCGCGACGCCGGGGTGCTGCGCGACGACGTACCGATCGACGTGCTGGCCCAGTTCCTCGAACTCGCCTACGACGGGCTGGTGCTGCACCTGGCCATGGGACGCCCGGCCGGCGACCTCGGCCCCGTACTCGACCTGGTCGAGGAGGCCGTACGTCGACCCGCTGGCGGCGGTGCCGCACACTGA